The following proteins come from a genomic window of Ornithinimicrobium cryptoxanthini:
- a CDS encoding low molecular weight phosphatase family protein — MVRGQAGQESSAEPARPGRLLTVCTGNICRSPLLERLLQRELDGAWGTGTHEVTSAGTHALVDYPMDEQAAAVLRRWGGTPHGFVARRLVPPFVAQADLVLTATKDHRAMVVRLHPQAVRYALTFREFAALAEGLPDEELPGRELPPAERLRALATLLTGRRGRVPVSELDIADPFRRPDEVYQQMEEQVRAAWPSAVRALT, encoded by the coding sequence ATGGTTCGCGGCCAGGCAGGGCAGGAGAGTTCGGCGGAGCCCGCGCGGCCGGGCCGCCTGCTCACGGTGTGCACGGGCAACATCTGCCGTTCGCCCCTGCTCGAGCGGCTCCTGCAGAGGGAGCTGGACGGGGCCTGGGGAACGGGCACCCACGAGGTCACCAGTGCCGGCACGCACGCGTTGGTGGACTACCCGATGGACGAGCAAGCGGCCGCGGTGCTGCGCAGGTGGGGTGGCACGCCCCACGGTTTCGTGGCGAGGCGGTTGGTCCCGCCCTTCGTGGCGCAGGCCGACCTGGTGCTGACCGCGACCAAAGACCACCGGGCCATGGTCGTGCGCCTGCACCCGCAGGCGGTGCGCTACGCGCTGACCTTCCGCGAGTTCGCGGCCCTGGCGGAGGGCCTCCCTGACGAGGAGCTGCCGGGCAGGGAGCTGCCCCCAGCGGAGCGGCTGCGTGCGCTGGCGACGCTGCTCACCGGCAGACGGGGCCGGGTGCCGGTGTCAGAGCTCGACATCGCCGACCCCTTCCGTCGCCCCGACGAGGTCTATCAGCAGATGGAGGAGCAGGTGCGCGCCGCCTGGCCCTCGGCGGTGCGCGCGCTCACCTGA
- the tsaE gene encoding tRNA (adenosine(37)-N6)-threonylcarbamoyltransferase complex ATPase subunit type 1 TsaE, whose amino-acid sequence MTPVVELLLSGAPVTVATAQETHALGVQLGRLLLAGDLVLLTGGLAAGKTTFTQGIGEGLGVRGPITSPTFVIARVHPNLGAGPALVHVDAYRLEGLAELDDLDLDADLESVVTVVEWGHGLAESLSEDRLQISLSGADEPAQGAELEPGAPELATDPDGDQPRVVQASSHGARWTQGG is encoded by the coding sequence ATGACACCTGTCGTGGAGCTCCTTCTCTCGGGAGCGCCGGTCACGGTCGCGACGGCGCAGGAGACGCACGCCCTCGGGGTGCAGCTCGGCCGGCTGCTGCTGGCCGGTGACCTGGTGCTGCTGACCGGCGGGCTGGCAGCGGGCAAGACCACCTTCACCCAGGGCATCGGGGAGGGGTTGGGGGTGCGGGGCCCGATCACCTCGCCGACCTTCGTGATCGCCCGGGTGCACCCCAACCTGGGCGCCGGTCCGGCACTGGTGCACGTCGACGCCTATCGTCTGGAGGGTCTGGCCGAGCTGGACGATCTCGACCTCGACGCTGACCTCGAGTCCGTGGTCACGGTGGTGGAGTGGGGGCACGGCCTGGCCGAGTCCCTGTCCGAGGACCGCCTGCAGATCAGCCTCTCGGGGGCGGACGAGCCGGCGCAGGGAGCCGAGCTGGAGCCGGGTGCGCCCGAGCTCGCCACCGATCCTGATGGTGACCAACCACGAGTGGTGCAGGCGAGCAGCCACGGCGCCCGCTGGACGCAGGGAGGCTGA
- a CDS encoding alpha/beta fold hydrolase: MSRPERSRSPVSLGAGIGAGLAAAGLAAVGAVTVDRLWRDRRHAIALGTEDDFTVAPSEVAVVVADDGVPLHVEIDEPEGWDGSRPTVILSHGFTLDLRCWVFQRRALLEAGHRVVTWDLRGHGTSGEGAEESYNIEQLGVDLARVIQQVAPTGDLVLAGHSMGGMTVMALAEADPGLFRDRVVAVALISTSAGGLHRITWGVGSMLGRVVNKFGPTALTQLSPHQDLLDSVLRGGKELQEFFVARGSFGSPVPLSLVRLTADMIFGTPLTVISAFTHTLEDHDKREALANMGGQEVLVFNGDKDVLTSAVHSTEIVDAIPGAEHVFVRDAGHIIMLEHPELLNQELFDLLTRADRSRGQTPREAGSRHTVTDLTKRRRDRMTRPARGRTRARA, from the coding sequence GTGAGCCGTCCGGAACGTTCGAGATCTCCCGTCAGCCTCGGCGCCGGCATCGGCGCGGGCCTCGCGGCGGCAGGGCTGGCGGCCGTGGGTGCAGTCACCGTCGACCGGTTGTGGCGGGACCGGCGACACGCCATCGCGCTTGGCACCGAGGACGACTTCACCGTGGCGCCGTCCGAGGTCGCGGTCGTGGTCGCCGACGACGGAGTGCCGCTGCACGTCGAGATCGACGAGCCGGAGGGGTGGGACGGGAGCCGGCCCACCGTGATCCTGTCGCACGGCTTCACCCTCGACCTGCGGTGCTGGGTCTTCCAGCGACGGGCCCTGCTCGAGGCGGGGCACCGCGTCGTGACCTGGGACCTGCGCGGTCACGGCACCTCCGGCGAGGGCGCCGAGGAGTCCTACAACATCGAGCAGCTCGGCGTGGACCTCGCCCGAGTGATCCAGCAGGTCGCCCCGACCGGCGACCTGGTGCTCGCCGGGCACTCGATGGGCGGCATGACCGTGATGGCGCTGGCCGAGGCGGATCCCGGGCTGTTCCGGGACCGGGTGGTCGCCGTGGCCCTGATCAGCACCAGCGCCGGGGGCCTGCACCGGATCACCTGGGGCGTCGGCTCGATGCTGGGGCGCGTCGTGAACAAGTTCGGTCCCACCGCCCTGACCCAGCTGTCGCCGCACCAGGACCTGCTCGACTCCGTGCTGCGCGGCGGCAAGGAGCTGCAGGAGTTCTTTGTGGCGCGCGGGTCGTTCGGCTCGCCGGTCCCGCTGTCGTTGGTTCGGCTGACGGCGGACATGATCTTCGGCACCCCGCTGACGGTGATCTCGGCCTTCACCCACACGCTGGAGGACCACGACAAGCGCGAGGCACTGGCCAACATGGGTGGCCAGGAGGTGCTCGTCTTCAACGGTGACAAGGATGTGCTGACCTCGGCGGTGCACAGCACGGAGATCGTCGACGCCATCCCGGGGGCAGAGCACGTCTTTGTCAGGGACGCAGGACACATCATCATGCTCGAGCACCCCGAGCTGCTCAACCAGGAGCTGTTCGACCTGCTGACCCGAGCCGACCGCTCCCGGGGGCAGACACCCCGCGAGGCCGGCTCACGGCATACGGTCACCGACCTCACCAAGCGTCGGCGCGACCGGATGACCCGTCCGGCCCGGGGACGGACCCGGGCACGGGCATGA